One Prunus dulcis chromosome 7, ALMONDv2, whole genome shotgun sequence DNA segment encodes these proteins:
- the LOC117635942 gene encoding receptor-like protein kinase 5 isoform X2, whose amino-acid sequence MTKPTPTSSLHTHLCVLLFLPLLLISHANSQSLQDQEQAVLLKLKSYLQSPPFLSHWIPSTSNTSHCSWRPEITCTNNSVTGLSLVNTNITLPVPPFICDLKNLTLIDLSYNYFAGEFPKAFYNCSKLQYLNLSQNSFDGKIPDDIDSLPRLQYLDLNANYFSGDIPAAIGRLQELRNLQLYMNRFNGSVPPEIGNLSNLKHLSLSFNTKLVPWNLPSNFTKLKNLKTLHIHGSNLIGELPGTLGEMAALEELDLATNSLNGTIPNGLFLLKNLSIIYLFNNSLSGDVPQVVEALNLTVIDISANHLTGRIPQDYGNLTKLTWLALFINGFSGAVPASIGRLPNLKQFRVFINNLSGTLPPDLGRYSELEGFEVSGNRLTGKLPDHLCYRGKLSTLVAYENNLTGELPSSLGNCTSLTEVKVYDNGLSGNIPSGMWTAPNLGQVMMSNNSFTGELPEKISRSLTRLEIRDNRFSGNIPTGMSSWNLKVFDAGNNLFNGTIPQELTALPSLITLSLDQNQLTGFLPSEIMSWKSLNILNFSRNKLSGPIPAGLGLLPVLTALDLSENQLSGQIPAQLGHLKLSNFNLSSNHLSGKIPIEFENPAYDGSFLDNQGLCATSPSAKLSICNSQPRKSSKIWSTYLALILTFGILLSLLALSLSFFMVRGYWKRNRSGSGWKLTAFQRLNFSVSKILSGLTEGNLIGRGGSGKVYCVPVNRTGDVVAVKKIWKDKKLEEKLEKEFLAEVKILSSIRHANIVKLMCCISKDNSKLLVYEYSENRSLDRWLHKRNRPSNLSRSVHHVVLDWPQRLHIAVGAAQGLRYMHHDCVPPVVHRDVKSSNILLDSDFNAKIADFGLAKMLVKQGELATMSAVAGSFGYIAPECAHTIRVNEKIDVYSFGVVLLELTTGREANDGDEHTALAEWAWRHVQEDNPLADALDKDIKEPCYLDEMCSVFRLGIYCTEKLPSTRPSMKEVLQILLRCGHPGVHREKTDYIGAPLLKNSKREQILEDKLG is encoded by the exons ATGACTAAACCAACCCCAACATCTTCTCTCCACACCCATCTCTGCGTCCTGCTCTTCCTCCCCCTCCTCCTCATCAGCCATGCCAACTCTCAGTCATTGCAAGACCAAGAACAAGCTGTTCTGCTAAAACTAAAGTCATACTTGCAATCTCCACCGTTCCTCAGCCATTGGATTCCATCAACATCAAACACTTCCCACTGTTCCTGGCGGCCTGAGATCACCTGCACAAACAACTCCGTCACCGGATTGTCTCTGGTCAACACGAACATCACCCTACCAGTTCCACCTTTCATTTGTGATCTCAAGAACCTCACACTCATTGATCTCAGCTACAACTACTTTGCTGGAGAGTTCCCAAAAGCTTTCTACAACTGTTCAAAGCTACAGTACTTAAACCTCTCTCAAAACTCCTTTGATGGCAAGATTCCTGACGATATCGACAGCTTGCCTCGGCTTCAATACCTTGACCTTAACGCTAACTACTTTTCTGGTGACATACCGGCGGCTATTGGGAGGTTACAAGAGCTCAGGAACCTGCAGCTGTATATGAACCGCTTTAATGGTTCCGTGCCACCAGAAATAGGTAACTTGTCCAATCTTAAACACCTAAGTCTCTCTTTCAATACAAAACTTGTGCCATGGAATTTGCCGTCCAATTTCACCAAGTTGAAAAACTTGAAGACTTTGCATATACATGGATCGAATTTGATTGGAGAACTCCCCGGAACACTTGGAGAAATGGCAGCACTGGAAGAATTGGATTTGGCAACCAACAGTTTAAATGGGACAATCCCAAATGGTTTGTTTCTCTTAAAGAATTTGAGTATAATCTACCTCTTCAACAACAGCCTGTCTGGGGATGTACCTCAAGTGGTTGAAGCATTGAACTTGACTGTCATTGATATTTCTGCAAACCATTTAACAGGCCGAATACCACAAGATTATGGAAACCTTACCAAATTAACATGGTTAGCTTTGTTTATAAATGGTTTTTCTGGTGCGGTTCCAGCAAGCATTGGCCGTCTACCAAATCTCAAACAGTTCAGAGTGTTCATCAATAATTTGTCTGGAACATTGCCTCCAGACTTGGGAAGGTATTCAGAGCTTGAAGGGTTCGAGGTTTCGGGGAATAGGCTCACTGGCAAACTGCCAGACCATTTGTGCTATCGGGGTAAGCTGTCAACACTTGTAGCTTATGAGAACAATCTCACTGGGGAGTTACCAAGCTCTCTTGGAAATTGCACTAGTTTAACAGAAGTGAAGGTTTATGATAATGGATTGTCTGGGAACATTCCTAGTGGCATGTGGACAGCACCAAACTTGGGTCAGGTAATGATGAGCAACAACTCTTTTACCGGTGAGCTTCCTGAGAAAATATCTCGGAGTCTTACACGGCTGGAAATAAGAGATAACAGATTTTCAGGTAACATTCCAACCGGGATGTCATCCTGGAACTTGAAGGTTTTTGACGCCGGTAATAACCTTTTTAACGGTACTATCCCTCAGGAACTTACCGCTCTTCCTAGCTTAATCACTCTTTCTCTTGATCAGAATCAGCTTACTGGCTTCCTTCCATCAGAGATTATGTCATGGAAATCACTCAACATTCTTAATTTCAGTCGAAATAAACTCTCTGGACCAATTCCAGCGGGACTTGGTCTTCTACCAGTCCTTACTGCACTGGACCTTTCGGAAAACCAACTTTCTGGCCAAATTCCAGCTCAACTTGGGCATCTGAAGCTCAGCAACTTCAATCTCTCTTCCAATCACCTATCTGGGAAGATCccaattgaatttgaaaatccTGCTTATGACGGAAGCTTCTTGGACAATCAAGGTCTCTGTGCAACTAGCCCCTCAGCAAAACTCAGCATATGTAATTCTCAACCTCGAAAGTCCAGCAAAATTTGGTCTACATATCTTGCATTGATCTTAACTTTCGGCATACTTTTGTCCTTGTTGGCTTTGTCCTTATCATTCTTCATGGTCAGAGGTTATTGGAAGAGAAACAGATCGGGTTCTGGTTGGAAGCTCACCGCATTTCAGAGGTTGAATTTCAGTGTGTCAAAAATTCTCTCAGGATTGACGGAAGGTAATTTGATTGGACGTGGAGGATCAGGAAAAGTTTATTGTGTTCCTGTCAATCGTACAGGCGATGTTGTTGCCGTGAAAAAGATTTGGAAAGATAAGAAGTTAGAAGAGAAGCTTGAAAAAGAATTTCTTGCAGAAGTCAAGATATTGAGTTCCATTCGACATGCCAACATAGTTAAGCTGATGTGCTGTATATCCAAGGACAATTCAAAACTACTTGTCTATGAGTACTCGGAGAATCGAAGTCTGGATCGATGGCTGCACAAGAGAAACAGGCCATCCAATCTCTCTAGGTCAGTCCACCATGTTGTGCTGGACTGGCCTCAGAGGTTGCATATTGCAGTGGGGGCTGCTCAGGGCCTCCGCTATATGCATCATGACTGTGTGCCACCTGTTGTGCATCGAGATGTGAAATCGAGTAACATCTTGTTAGACTCTGATTTTAATGCAAAAATAGCAGATTTTGGTCTAGCCAAGATGTTGGTCAAGCAAGGAGAACTTGCTACAATGTCGGCTGTTGCTGGCTCCTTTGGCTACATTGCTCCAG AATGTGCTCATACAATACGTGTGAATGAGAAGATTGATGTATATAGTTTTGGGGTCGTCCTTCTGGAGTTGACCACCGGAAGGGAAGCTAATGATGGCGACGAACACACTGCTCTTGCCGAATGGGCATGGCGCCATGTTCAAGAAGACAACCCTCTTGCCGATGCTTTGGACAAGGACATCAAAGAACCTTGCTACTTGGATGAAATGTGCTCCGTTTTCAGACTTGGCATCTATTGCACCGAGAAACTTCCTTCTACTAGGCCTTCCATGAAGGAGGTTCTGCAAATCTTGCTCCGATGCGGCCATCCAGGAGTTCACAGAGAAAAGACTGATTATATTGGTGCTCCTCTGCTCAAGAATTCGAAGCGCGAGCAGATACTGGAAGAC AAGCTTGGTTGA
- the LOC117635156 gene encoding probable 3-hydroxyisobutyrate dehydrogenase-like 1, mitochondrial, producing the protein MTTKIVKHISLPLLRPVSHFTGLSRLCLRRSMATATSSDSTVSPSNTRVGWIGTGVMGRSMCAHLLKAGYSLTVFNRTLSKAQPLVDLGAQLAHSPNAVASQSDVVFSIVGYPSDVRSVLLDPTTGALSGLRPGGILVDMTTSEPSLAVEISSAAAAKSCFSVDAPVTGGDVGAKNGTLAILAGGDDNVVLKLAPLFALMGKVNYMGGSGKGQFAKLANQIVIASTMVGLVEGMVFAHKAGLDVGLFLNAIKVGAAGSKSLDLYGGRILKRDFEPGFYVNHFVKDLGICLKECQNMGLALPGLALAQQLYLSLKAHGEGNLGTQALIVALERLNNVSLESALAK; encoded by the coding sequence ATGACAACCAAAATAGTCAAACACATTTCGCTGCCACTCCTTCGCCCAGTCTCTCACTTCACCGGTCTCTCCCGCCTCTGCCTCCGACGTTCGATGGCCACCGCCACGTCATCCGACTCCACCGTGAGCCCATCAAACACCCGGGTCGGGTGGATCGGCACCGGCGTTATGGGCCGGTCCATGTGTGCCCACCTCCTCAAAGCCGGCTACTCCCTCACTGTCTTCAACCGCACCCTCTCCAAGGCCCAGCCCCTCGTCGACCTCGGGGCCCAGCTGGCCCACTCCCCCAACGCCGTCGCCTCCCAATCCGACGTCGTCTTCTCCATCGTCGGCTACCCCTCCGACGTCCGCTCCGTCCTCCTGGACCCCACCACCGGGGCCCTCTCGGGCCTCCGACCGGGCGGCATCCTCGTGGACATGACCACCTCCGAACCCTCCCTCGCCGTCGAGATTTCCTCTGCCGCCGCCGCCAAATCCTGCTTCTCAGTCGACGCTCCCGTCACTGGCGGCGACGTCGGCGCCAAAAACGGAACTCTGGCGATCCTCGCCGGCGGGGACGACAACGTCGTCCTCAAGCTGGCACCTTTATTTGCTCTCATGGGTAAAGTTAATTACATGGGTGGCAGTGGAAAAGGGCAGTTCGCGAAGCTAGCGAACCAGATAGTCATAGCTTCAACCATGGTGGGTCTGGTGGAGGGCATGGTCTTTGCTCACAAGGCTGGTCTCGATGTGGGTCTGTTCTTAAATGCGATCAAAGTGGGTGCGGCTGGTTCAAAGTCGCTGGATTTGTATGGAGGTAGGATTTTGAAGAGGGATTTCGAGCCGGGATTCTATGTGAACCACTTTGTGAAGGACTTGGGCATTTGCTTGAAGGAATGCCAGAACATGGGTTTGGCTTTGCCTGGATTGGCTCTGGCTCAGCAGCTTTACTTGTCTTTGAAGGCTCATGGGGAAGGCaatttgggtacccaagcgcTTATTGTGGCTCTGGAGCGCCTTAATAATGTTTCACTTGAATCTGCCCTTGCAAAATAA
- the LOC117635890 gene encoding cytochrome P450 77A3, with protein sequence MEMIMDLLFLCLGLVFLRLWWRYWSVTGGGRRNLPPGPPGWPVVGNLIQVILQRRPFIFVVRDLRAKYGPIFSMQMGQRTLIIVTSSDLIHEGLVQRGPEFASRPADSPIRLLFSVGKCAINSAEYGPVWRTLRRNFVTELISPARIRQCSWIRSWAIHSHMDRLKSEAAADNNGGVVHVISNCRLTICSILICLCFGAKITEEKIKTIETVLKDVMMMTTPKLPDFLPVLTPLFRRQVREAKELRRRQMECLVPLIRNRKTFVQANQSSDGNMVSPKGAAYIDSLFELEVPGRAQRLGEEELVTLCSEVINAGTDTSATTLEWALLHLVMNQEIQQKLYNEIVDCVGKEEVTESDVEKMSYLSAVVKETFRRHPPSHFVLSHAAVKETVLGGYTVPADASVEFYTAWVTEDPNLWEDPGEFRPERFLEGDGVDVDVTGTKGVKMVPFGAGRRICPAWTLGTLHVNLLLARMVQAFKWLPVPDAPPDPTETFAFTVVMKNPLKAIILPRSSSSIIV encoded by the coding sequence ATGGAGATGATAATGGACCTCTTGTTCCTGTGTTTGGGGCTCGTGTTTCTCCGGCTCTGGTGGCGCTACTGGTCGGTGACCGGCGGAGGACGGAGGAATCTGCCCCCAGGGCCGCCAGGGTGGCCAGTGGTGGGAAACCTGATCCAAGTCATCCTCCAGCGTAGGCCCTTCATCTTTGTAGTCCGTGATTTACGTGCAAAATATGGTCCCATCTTCAGCATGCAAATGGGGCAACGCACTCTCATCATCGTTACCAGCTCCGATCTCATCCACGAAGGCCTCGTCCAGAGAGGTCCCGAGTTCGCAAGCCGCCCCGCTGACTCCCCCATCCGCCTCCTCTTCAGTGTCGGCAAATGCGCCATCAACTCCGCCGAGTACGGCCCTGTCTGGCGCACCTTGCGACGAAACTTCGTCACCGAGTTGATCAGCCCGGCCAGGATTAGGCAGTGCAGTTGGATCCGAAGCTGGGCTATCCACTCCCATATGGACAGGCTCAAATCCGAGGCGGCTGCCGACAACAACGGCGGCGTTGTCCACGTCATCAGCAACTGCAGGCTCACCATCTGCAGCATCCTCATATGCTTGTGCTTCGGGGCTAAAATCACCGAGGAGAAAATCAAAACGATTGAGACCGTTTTAAAGGACGTCATGATGATGACCACACCGAAGCTCCCGGACTTCCTGCCTGTCCTCACTCCGTTGTTCCGCAGGCAGGTGAGAGAAGCTAAGGAGCTGAGGAGGAGGCAAATGGAGTGTTTGGTTCCACTCataagaaacagaaaaacatTTGTTCAAGCTAATCAAAGTAGTGATGGTAATATGGTGAGCCCCAAGGGCGCTGCGTATATTGACTCCTTGTTTGAGCTGGAAGTGCCTGGAAGAGCTCAGCGGTTGGGAGAGGAAGAGCTTGTCACCCTTTGCTCGGAGGTCATCAATGCCGGGACGGATACGAGCGCCACGACGCTGGAGTGGGCTCTGCTCCATTTGGTGATGAACCAAGAAATCCAACAAAAGCTTTACAATGAGATTGTTGACTGTGTAGGGAAGGAGGAGGTGACTGAAAGTGACGTTGAAAAAATGAGCTATCTTTCTGCGGTGGTTAAGGAAACTTTTAGGCGACACCCGCCGAGCCACTTCGTCCTGTCACACGCGGCGGTGAAGGAGACGGTGCTAGGCGGGTACACCGTCCCGGCGGATGCAAGTGTGGAGTTTTACACTGCATGGGTCACTGAGGATCCGAATCTGTGGGAGGATCCGGGGGAGTTCCGGCCCGAGAGGTTCTTGGAAGGCGACGGGGTTGACGTGGACGTCACCGGGACCAAAGGAGTGAAGATGGTACCTTTTGGAGCGGGCAGGCGGATATGCCCGGCTTGGACTTTGGGCACTTTGCATGTAAACTTGCTGCTTGCTCGGATGGTGCAGGCTTTCAAATGGTTGCCGGTTCCGGATGCCCCACCCGACCCGACTGAGACATTTGCTTTCACTGTTGTTATGAAGAACCCTCTCAAGGCCATTATTTTGCCTAGGTCATCATCATCCATCATCGTGTGA
- the LOC117635942 gene encoding receptor-like protein kinase 5 isoform X1: MTKPTPTSSLHTHLCVLLFLPLLLISHANSQSLQDQEQAVLLKLKSYLQSPPFLSHWIPSTSNTSHCSWRPEITCTNNSVTGLSLVNTNITLPVPPFICDLKNLTLIDLSYNYFAGEFPKAFYNCSKLQYLNLSQNSFDGKIPDDIDSLPRLQYLDLNANYFSGDIPAAIGRLQELRNLQLYMNRFNGSVPPEIGNLSNLKHLSLSFNTKLVPWNLPSNFTKLKNLKTLHIHGSNLIGELPGTLGEMAALEELDLATNSLNGTIPNGLFLLKNLSIIYLFNNSLSGDVPQVVEALNLTVIDISANHLTGRIPQDYGNLTKLTWLALFINGFSGAVPASIGRLPNLKQFRVFINNLSGTLPPDLGRYSELEGFEVSGNRLTGKLPDHLCYRGKLSTLVAYENNLTGELPSSLGNCTSLTEVKVYDNGLSGNIPSGMWTAPNLGQVMMSNNSFTGELPEKISRSLTRLEIRDNRFSGNIPTGMSSWNLKVFDAGNNLFNGTIPQELTALPSLITLSLDQNQLTGFLPSEIMSWKSLNILNFSRNKLSGPIPAGLGLLPVLTALDLSENQLSGQIPAQLGHLKLSNFNLSSNHLSGKIPIEFENPAYDGSFLDNQGLCATSPSAKLSICNSQPRKSSKIWSTYLALILTFGILLSLLALSLSFFMVRGYWKRNRSGSGWKLTAFQRLNFSVSKILSGLTEGNLIGRGGSGKVYCVPVNRTGDVVAVKKIWKDKKLEEKLEKEFLAEVKILSSIRHANIVKLMCCISKDNSKLLVYEYSENRSLDRWLHKRNRPSNLSRSVHHVVLDWPQRLHIAVGAAQGLRYMHHDCVPPVVHRDVKSSNILLDSDFNAKIADFGLAKMLVKQGELATMSAVAGSFGYIAPECAHTIRVNEKIDVYSFGVVLLELTTGREANDGDEHTALAEWAWRHVQEDNPLADALDKDIKEPCYLDEMCSVFRLGIYCTEKLPSTRPSMKEVLQILLRCGHPGVHREKTDYIGAPLLKNSKREQILEDGDGSSATNV; the protein is encoded by the exons ATGACTAAACCAACCCCAACATCTTCTCTCCACACCCATCTCTGCGTCCTGCTCTTCCTCCCCCTCCTCCTCATCAGCCATGCCAACTCTCAGTCATTGCAAGACCAAGAACAAGCTGTTCTGCTAAAACTAAAGTCATACTTGCAATCTCCACCGTTCCTCAGCCATTGGATTCCATCAACATCAAACACTTCCCACTGTTCCTGGCGGCCTGAGATCACCTGCACAAACAACTCCGTCACCGGATTGTCTCTGGTCAACACGAACATCACCCTACCAGTTCCACCTTTCATTTGTGATCTCAAGAACCTCACACTCATTGATCTCAGCTACAACTACTTTGCTGGAGAGTTCCCAAAAGCTTTCTACAACTGTTCAAAGCTACAGTACTTAAACCTCTCTCAAAACTCCTTTGATGGCAAGATTCCTGACGATATCGACAGCTTGCCTCGGCTTCAATACCTTGACCTTAACGCTAACTACTTTTCTGGTGACATACCGGCGGCTATTGGGAGGTTACAAGAGCTCAGGAACCTGCAGCTGTATATGAACCGCTTTAATGGTTCCGTGCCACCAGAAATAGGTAACTTGTCCAATCTTAAACACCTAAGTCTCTCTTTCAATACAAAACTTGTGCCATGGAATTTGCCGTCCAATTTCACCAAGTTGAAAAACTTGAAGACTTTGCATATACATGGATCGAATTTGATTGGAGAACTCCCCGGAACACTTGGAGAAATGGCAGCACTGGAAGAATTGGATTTGGCAACCAACAGTTTAAATGGGACAATCCCAAATGGTTTGTTTCTCTTAAAGAATTTGAGTATAATCTACCTCTTCAACAACAGCCTGTCTGGGGATGTACCTCAAGTGGTTGAAGCATTGAACTTGACTGTCATTGATATTTCTGCAAACCATTTAACAGGCCGAATACCACAAGATTATGGAAACCTTACCAAATTAACATGGTTAGCTTTGTTTATAAATGGTTTTTCTGGTGCGGTTCCAGCAAGCATTGGCCGTCTACCAAATCTCAAACAGTTCAGAGTGTTCATCAATAATTTGTCTGGAACATTGCCTCCAGACTTGGGAAGGTATTCAGAGCTTGAAGGGTTCGAGGTTTCGGGGAATAGGCTCACTGGCAAACTGCCAGACCATTTGTGCTATCGGGGTAAGCTGTCAACACTTGTAGCTTATGAGAACAATCTCACTGGGGAGTTACCAAGCTCTCTTGGAAATTGCACTAGTTTAACAGAAGTGAAGGTTTATGATAATGGATTGTCTGGGAACATTCCTAGTGGCATGTGGACAGCACCAAACTTGGGTCAGGTAATGATGAGCAACAACTCTTTTACCGGTGAGCTTCCTGAGAAAATATCTCGGAGTCTTACACGGCTGGAAATAAGAGATAACAGATTTTCAGGTAACATTCCAACCGGGATGTCATCCTGGAACTTGAAGGTTTTTGACGCCGGTAATAACCTTTTTAACGGTACTATCCCTCAGGAACTTACCGCTCTTCCTAGCTTAATCACTCTTTCTCTTGATCAGAATCAGCTTACTGGCTTCCTTCCATCAGAGATTATGTCATGGAAATCACTCAACATTCTTAATTTCAGTCGAAATAAACTCTCTGGACCAATTCCAGCGGGACTTGGTCTTCTACCAGTCCTTACTGCACTGGACCTTTCGGAAAACCAACTTTCTGGCCAAATTCCAGCTCAACTTGGGCATCTGAAGCTCAGCAACTTCAATCTCTCTTCCAATCACCTATCTGGGAAGATCccaattgaatttgaaaatccTGCTTATGACGGAAGCTTCTTGGACAATCAAGGTCTCTGTGCAACTAGCCCCTCAGCAAAACTCAGCATATGTAATTCTCAACCTCGAAAGTCCAGCAAAATTTGGTCTACATATCTTGCATTGATCTTAACTTTCGGCATACTTTTGTCCTTGTTGGCTTTGTCCTTATCATTCTTCATGGTCAGAGGTTATTGGAAGAGAAACAGATCGGGTTCTGGTTGGAAGCTCACCGCATTTCAGAGGTTGAATTTCAGTGTGTCAAAAATTCTCTCAGGATTGACGGAAGGTAATTTGATTGGACGTGGAGGATCAGGAAAAGTTTATTGTGTTCCTGTCAATCGTACAGGCGATGTTGTTGCCGTGAAAAAGATTTGGAAAGATAAGAAGTTAGAAGAGAAGCTTGAAAAAGAATTTCTTGCAGAAGTCAAGATATTGAGTTCCATTCGACATGCCAACATAGTTAAGCTGATGTGCTGTATATCCAAGGACAATTCAAAACTACTTGTCTATGAGTACTCGGAGAATCGAAGTCTGGATCGATGGCTGCACAAGAGAAACAGGCCATCCAATCTCTCTAGGTCAGTCCACCATGTTGTGCTGGACTGGCCTCAGAGGTTGCATATTGCAGTGGGGGCTGCTCAGGGCCTCCGCTATATGCATCATGACTGTGTGCCACCTGTTGTGCATCGAGATGTGAAATCGAGTAACATCTTGTTAGACTCTGATTTTAATGCAAAAATAGCAGATTTTGGTCTAGCCAAGATGTTGGTCAAGCAAGGAGAACTTGCTACAATGTCGGCTGTTGCTGGCTCCTTTGGCTACATTGCTCCAG AATGTGCTCATACAATACGTGTGAATGAGAAGATTGATGTATATAGTTTTGGGGTCGTCCTTCTGGAGTTGACCACCGGAAGGGAAGCTAATGATGGCGACGAACACACTGCTCTTGCCGAATGGGCATGGCGCCATGTTCAAGAAGACAACCCTCTTGCCGATGCTTTGGACAAGGACATCAAAGAACCTTGCTACTTGGATGAAATGTGCTCCGTTTTCAGACTTGGCATCTATTGCACCGAGAAACTTCCTTCTACTAGGCCTTCCATGAAGGAGGTTCTGCAAATCTTGCTCCGATGCGGCCATCCAGGAGTTCACAGAGAAAAGACTGATTATATTGGTGCTCCTCTGCTCAAGAATTCGAAGCGCGAGCAGATACTGGAAGACGGTGATGGAAGTTCGGCAACAAATGTTTGA